One stretch of Diabrotica undecimpunctata isolate CICGRU chromosome 5, icDiaUnde3, whole genome shotgun sequence DNA includes these proteins:
- the LOC140441605 gene encoding nucleoplasmin-like protein isoform X1 codes for MADEYFFALTLKGKNSEIWDPEAKGAEDYQGGHKLIIKQALLGPEAQEGEVNVVQVEAMTWKDSVKIPIATLKAGGPNNQVLLDLSFPDPPVTFSLIQGNGPVHIVGHHLIGSPMEEFDEMDELEEEMLDDEEGEEGAEEDEDEDEPKAKKAKSATNAKGKTPVKNNSKAAKK; via the exons ATGGCAGATGAATATTTTTTTG CTTTAACCCTCAAAGGTAAAAACAGTGAAATCTGGGATCCAGAAGCGAAGGGAGCTGAGGATTATCAAGGGGGACACAAATTGATCATTAAACAAGCTTTGTTGGGACCCGAAGCCCAAGAAG GTGAAGTAAATGTTGTTCAAGTAGAAGCTATGACGTGGAAAGACTCAGTTAAAATTCCAATTGCCACATTAAAAGCCGGAGGCCCAAACAACCAAGTATTGTTAGATCTGTCATTCCCAGACCCACCAGTCACATTTTCACTTATACAAG GTAATGGACCAGTTCACATTGTAGGCCATCATTTaattggtagtcctatggaagaATTTGATGAAATGGACGAATTAGAAGAGGAAATGTTGGATGATGAAGAAGGGGAAGAAGGAGCT gaGGAGGACGAAGATGAAGATGAACCCAAAGCCAAAAAAGCAAAATCAGCGACTAACGCCAAGGGCAAAACTCCCGTTAAAAACAATTCAAAGGCTGCAAAGAAATAA
- the LOC140441605 gene encoding nucleoplasmin-like protein isoform X2: MADEYFFALTLKGKNSEIWDPEAKGAEDYQGGHKLIIKQALLGPEAQEGEVNVVQVEAMTWKDSVKIPIATLKAGGPNNQVLLDLSFPDPPVTFSLIQGNGPVHIVGHHLIGSPMEEFDEMDELEEEMLDDEEGEEGAANIKKRKSNGKVKV; encoded by the exons ATGGCAGATGAATATTTTTTTG CTTTAACCCTCAAAGGTAAAAACAGTGAAATCTGGGATCCAGAAGCGAAGGGAGCTGAGGATTATCAAGGGGGACACAAATTGATCATTAAACAAGCTTTGTTGGGACCCGAAGCCCAAGAAG GTGAAGTAAATGTTGTTCAAGTAGAAGCTATGACGTGGAAAGACTCAGTTAAAATTCCAATTGCCACATTAAAAGCCGGAGGCCCAAACAACCAAGTATTGTTAGATCTGTCATTCCCAGACCCACCAGTCACATTTTCACTTATACAAG GTAATGGACCAGTTCACATTGTAGGCCATCATTTaattggtagtcctatggaagaATTTGATGAAATGGACGAATTAGAAGAGGAAATGTTGGATGATGAAGAAGGGGAAGAAGGAGCT GCGAACATAAAAAAACGGAAATCAAATGGAAAAGTAAAGGTGTGA